AGCCAATCTTGATGTAAATGTGACTCCACATACATTTAGGCGGAGCTGTACTACCGAGCTTCTTAAGGCTGGAGCGAATATGTATCATGTTAAGGAGTTACTTGGGCATAA
This genomic interval from Desulfobacterales bacterium contains the following:
- a CDS encoding tyrosine-type recombinase/integrase; amino-acid sequence: MGGYARSANLDVNVTPHTFRRSCTTELLKAGANMYHVKELLGH